The Fusobacterium periodonticum ATCC 33693 nucleotide sequence ATGCTTTATAGTCTAATTCAGCACCAATTTCTGGTTTTATTGAGAAATAGTCATTAGATTTTACTTCTAACTTAATTTCTCCTGATTTTTCTCTTACCTTAGATACTCTTCCATATTCTAAGCCTGCAGATACATATGGTTTTAATGAGAATGATTCGCTTAATCTAAATGTACTACTTAATTCATTCTTTAAACTTATTCCATATGTATGGTATCTTCCTTTTGCATTAAATATTTCATCAACTACTAAGAATCTTCTGTTCATCTTATTATATCCAGCAAAGATATCTCCTGATATTGTCCAATTTAAACTATTATTATGGTCAAATGGTATTGACTTAAATATTCCAAGTTTTCCTTGTAATTGTTCTTCCTTAGATCTTCCAATATCTTTAAATCTAAATGTATTATGAACT carries:
- a CDS encoding autotransporter outer membrane beta-barrel domain-containing protein, whose amino-acid sequence is IDEMMGHQYANIQQRVQATGNILDKEFNYLKTKWQTASKDSNKIKTFGTRGEYKTDTAGVIDYRNNAYGVAYVHEDETVKLGEGTGWYTGIVHNTFRFKDIGRSKEEQLQGKLGIFKSIPFDHNNSLNWTISGDIFAGYNKMNRRFLVVDEIFNAKGRYHTYGISLKNELSSTFRLSESFSLKPYVSAGLEYGRVSKVREKSGEIKLEVKSNDYFSIKPEIGAELDYKA